A genomic segment from Phragmites australis chromosome 6, lpPhrAust1.1, whole genome shotgun sequence encodes:
- the LOC133921638 gene encoding GTP-binding protein YPTM2-like — MNPEYDYLFKLLLIGDSGVGKSCLLLRFADDSYMDSYISTIGVDFKIRTVEQEGKTIKLQIWDTAGQERFRTITSSYYRGAHGIIIVYDVTDQESFNNVKQWLNEIDRYASDNVNKLLVGNKSDLTANKVVSSETAKVFADEMGIPFMETSAKNATNVEQAFMAMAASIKDRMASQPATSNARPPTVQIRGQPVNQKTSCCSS, encoded by the exons ATGAATCCCGAGTA CGACTACCTTTTCAAGCTCCTGCTTATTGGTGATTCTGGCGTTGGGAAGTCATGTTTGCTTCTCAGATTTGCA GATGATTCATACATGGATAGCTACATCAGCACAATTGGAGTTGATTTC AAAATTCGGACAGTAGAGCAAGAAGGAAAGACCATCAAGCTTCAAATT TGGGACACTGCTGGGCAAGAACGTTTCAGGACAATTACAAGCAGCTACTATCGAGGAGCTCATGGAATTATT ATCGTATACGATGTGACCGACCAAGAGAGCTTCAACAATGTCAAGCAATGGTTAAATGAAATTGACCGTTATGCAAGTGACAATGTTAACAAGCTCCTTGTTGGGAACAAGAGCGACCTAACTGCCAACAAAGTTGTGTCATCGGAAACAGCAAAG GTGTTTGCTGATGAGATGGGCATCCCATTCATGGAGACAAGTGCCAAAAACGCCACCAATGTGGAGCAAGCCTTCATGGCGATGGCCGCGTCCATCAAGGACAG GATGGCTAGCCAACCAGCCACGTCTAATGCAAGGCCACCGACCGTGCAGATCCGCGGGCAACCTGTGAACCAGAAGACCTCTTGCTGCTCGTCCTAA
- the LOC133922940 gene encoding 2-oxoglutarate-dependent dioxygenase 21, chloroplastic-like, producing MQDLGRVCQNRGFSQLINHGICTDILNDAPDADAAFFDMPMGDRSGLESDDVTRPDRYSTVSEVNNGEVRIRRHVLKQYSYPLEEWIDKWPAQPSQYSGSSHSFRREKMAKYATEARRLVSELVEAITESLGLGLSRGDLRTQMERGFEMMAVNCYPPPGTSSDLPTRVSIASLPSLAVDERFEVAKQLVDVRHAGMYRGSSLKEFVEFLPAGG from the exons ATGCAAGACCTCGGCAGGGTATGCCAGAACAGGGGATTTTCCCAG CTGATTAACCATGGAATTTGCACGGACATCCTCAACGACGCTCCTGACGCCGACGCTGCGTTCTTCGACATGCCAATGGGTGACAGGTCAGGCCTGGAGTCCGACGATGTCACCCGGCCTGATCGATACTCTACGGTCTCTGAAGTGAACAACGGTGAGGTTAGGATCCGTAGACATGTCCTGAAACAGTACTCGTATCCATTGGAAGAGTGGATCGACAAGTGGCCAGCACAGCCATCGCAATACAG TGGCAGCTCACATAGCTTCCGCAGGGAAAAGATGGCCAAGTATGCAACAGAGGCCAGGAGGCTAGTGTCAGAGCTCGTGGAAGCCATCACCGagagcctcggcctcggcctcagCCGCGGCGACCTGAGGACCCAGATGGAGCGCGGCTTCGAGATGATGGCGGTCAACTGCTACCCACCGCCGGGGACATCTTCTGATCTGCC AACGAGGGTGTCCATCGCCAGCCTGCCGAGCTTGGCCGTGGACGAGAGGTTCGAGGTGGCGAAGCAGCTGGTGGACGTGCGCCATGCGGGGATGTACCGAGGGAGCAGCCTGAAGGAGTTCGTTGAGTTCCTTCCGGCAGGTGGCTAA